One stretch of Streptomyces sp. A2-16 DNA includes these proteins:
- a CDS encoding Gfo/Idh/MocA family oxidoreductase, translating to MTSPQSLAVGLIGAGRMGSFHAETLARRLPGVRLAAIADPAPGAAKALADRLGCRKTYTEIGDLLDDPEIEAVVIVTPARTHAGLVEAAARAGKSVFCEKPMAVTLDEADRAVTAAHEAGVALQVGFNRRFDVGFRAAHEKITAGDIGVPQLLRSLTRDPELHDPSRIPPWTIFLETLIHDFDVLRYLNPGSEPVEVFAMADALIRPDFKDHGLLDTAVVTIRFDNGAIATAEANFQAVYGYDVRGEVKGSTGMLTLGDLRSSHLTSYGAAGAAAECVSYDQDLFHAAYVAELAEFTDSVRDKRAPSVTGEDARAALGIALAAIGSIATGGAVSVGDVRESPVTVRP from the coding sequence ATGACCTCCCCCCAGTCCCTCGCGGTCGGCCTCATCGGCGCCGGACGCATGGGCTCCTTCCACGCCGAGACCCTGGCCCGCCGCCTCCCCGGGGTACGGCTGGCCGCCATCGCCGATCCCGCACCCGGGGCCGCGAAGGCTCTGGCCGATCGTCTCGGCTGCCGCAAGACGTACACGGAGATCGGTGACCTGCTCGACGACCCCGAGATCGAGGCGGTCGTGATCGTCACGCCCGCCCGCACCCACGCCGGACTCGTCGAGGCCGCAGCACGCGCCGGCAAGTCGGTCTTCTGCGAGAAGCCGATGGCCGTCACCCTCGACGAAGCCGACCGCGCCGTCACCGCCGCGCATGAGGCGGGCGTGGCGCTCCAGGTGGGCTTCAACCGCCGCTTCGACGTCGGCTTCCGCGCCGCCCACGAGAAGATCACCGCCGGTGACATCGGCGTCCCGCAGCTGCTGCGTTCCCTCACCCGGGACCCCGAACTGCACGACCCGTCGCGCATCCCGCCATGGACGATCTTCCTGGAGACGCTCATCCACGACTTCGACGTCCTGCGCTACCTCAACCCCGGCTCAGAGCCCGTCGAGGTCTTCGCCATGGCCGACGCCCTGATCCGGCCCGACTTCAAGGACCACGGACTGCTCGACACGGCCGTGGTGACGATCCGCTTCGACAACGGCGCCATCGCCACGGCGGAGGCCAACTTCCAGGCGGTGTACGGCTATGACGTCCGCGGTGAGGTCAAGGGCTCGACCGGCATGCTCACCCTGGGTGACCTGCGCAGCAGCCACCTCACGTCCTACGGTGCGGCCGGCGCTGCCGCTGAGTGCGTCAGCTACGACCAGGATCTCTTCCACGCGGCCTACGTAGCCGAACTGGCCGAGTTCACTGACAGCGTCCGGGACAAGCGTGCTCCGTCGGTGACCGGCGAGGACGCTCGGGCCGCGCTGGGCATCGCCCTCGCCGCGATCGGTTCGATCGCCACAGGCGGTGCGGTCAGCGTGGGTGACGTCAGGGAGAGCCCGGTGACAGTGCGGCCGTAG
- a CDS encoding LacI family DNA-binding transcriptional regulator yields the protein MPATPAVPDGKRPTLADLATRAGVSTALASIVMRGAKGAGAATRERVLEAAREIGYRPDARARLLRSHRSHLLGVQFGLQHPFHADLVEGIYATAEPAGYQIALSAVSAGRGEQRAVETLLDDRCEALILLGPQAPASRLTELAGQLPVVSVARHLRPPVPGLEVVRTADDKGARQAVDHLVALGHRAIAHIDGGKAPGAADRRRGYRTAMSRHGLTEHIRVVPGGLTEAEGAEAAQVLAASHPRPTAVLAFNDRCATGVLDVFLRSGIPVPGAISVVGFDDSHLARLAHIDLTTVGQDIPRLAHLAVDRAIARLDGRDTGTGEQVVAPHLVVRGTTAPPSTAPAT from the coding sequence ATGCCTGCGACCCCGGCGGTCCCGGACGGGAAGCGGCCGACGCTCGCCGACCTGGCGACGCGGGCAGGTGTGTCCACCGCGCTGGCCTCCATCGTGATGCGCGGGGCGAAGGGGGCCGGCGCCGCCACCCGCGAGCGTGTCCTGGAGGCCGCGCGGGAGATCGGCTACCGCCCGGACGCCCGGGCGAGACTGCTGCGCAGTCACCGCTCCCACCTGCTCGGCGTGCAGTTCGGCCTCCAGCATCCGTTCCACGCCGACCTGGTGGAGGGCATCTACGCCACCGCCGAACCAGCCGGATACCAGATCGCGCTGAGCGCCGTGAGCGCCGGACGGGGTGAGCAGCGTGCCGTCGAAACCCTGCTCGACGACCGCTGCGAGGCGCTGATCCTGCTAGGCCCACAGGCCCCCGCCTCACGGCTGACGGAGCTCGCCGGGCAATTGCCGGTCGTCTCTGTGGCCCGCCACCTGCGGCCACCCGTCCCCGGCCTGGAGGTCGTACGGACCGCCGACGACAAGGGCGCCCGCCAGGCGGTCGACCACCTCGTGGCGCTGGGCCACCGCGCCATCGCCCACATCGACGGCGGCAAGGCCCCCGGCGCAGCCGACCGGCGACGCGGCTACCGCACCGCCATGAGCCGCCACGGTCTCACCGAGCACATCCGCGTCGTGCCCGGGGGCCTCACCGAGGCAGAGGGCGCCGAGGCCGCCCAGGTTCTCGCCGCCTCCCACCCGCGCCCCACTGCGGTCCTCGCCTTCAACGACCGCTGCGCGACCGGTGTCCTCGATGTCTTCCTCCGCAGCGGCATTCCCGTCCCCGGCGCCATCTCCGTCGTCGGCTTCGACGACAGCCATCTGGCCCGCCTGGCCCATATCGACCTCACCACCGTCGGGCAGGACATCCCCCGCCTCGCGCACCTCGCCGTGGACCGGGCCATCGCGCGCCTGGACGGTCGCGACACCGGTACCGGCGAACAGGTGGTCGCTCCACACCTCGTGGTCCGGGGGACGACGGCCCCGCCCTCCACCGCACCGGCCACCTGA
- a CDS encoding MMPL family transporter has protein sequence MLSNALLRLGASAARHPWRVIAAWLVAATLAVLAAVAFGGRTTDSMTAPGLDSQQAAQLIERAGTGQEGMTAQVVVTPLDGAATFFDHGGARTALARLQTEVRQLPHVLGTNDPAGALDAPGDTAVRGGLVSADGRIAVVRVQYPDQSRLSAEDLDALVGLGDRLRAELPLRIEMGGNLFYAFSDPDGGASELIGLLAAAAILFLAFGSLVAAALPIGMAVFALTVGVATMTVLAGVTDVPTFAPVLGSMVGLGVGIDYALFVLARHREYLARGLDPHEAAGRAVATAGRPVVFAGGTVVVSILGLAVANVPFMTVGGLAVSIVVLIMVLASVTLLPAFLGAAGPRLGRAGRIGRALRAGRLFRRQGAAPDAVPAAGWRRWIGHVSRHPVPYAVGAAGLLLTATLPVLGLRVGLPDDGSLPHSRTERRAYDLVAEGFGPGTNGPLVIAADPTGDPGVLDRLVGAVAADPGIASVAPTHIDRATGIATLVVFPTTSPQDKATTDTIARLRTDVLPTAIGHGPARAHVGGAAASLSDVGRRTSERLPVFVAAVLAMSFLLLMLVFRSILVPLKAVLLNLLSIGAAYGIMVAVFQWGWGGSLIGLEATVPIVSFIPMFLFAILFGLSMDYEVFLLSRVREEYLRTGDNGTAIVEGVSRTARIITSAALIMVAVFLSFAVADDPSTKMFGLGLATAIFIDATVVRMVLVPATMTLLGRTNWWLPKWLDRMLPRGPVGTDDTDAESTDEAPRPRLVDR, from the coding sequence ATGCTGTCAAATGCCCTGTTGCGCCTGGGCGCAAGCGCCGCCCGCCATCCCTGGCGGGTGATCGCGGCATGGCTGGTCGCCGCCACGCTCGCCGTCCTCGCCGCCGTCGCCTTCGGCGGGCGGACCACGGACTCGATGACCGCTCCGGGACTGGACTCCCAACAGGCCGCGCAACTGATCGAGAGGGCCGGCACCGGCCAGGAGGGGATGACCGCCCAAGTGGTCGTCACCCCCCTCGACGGCGCTGCGACGTTCTTCGACCACGGCGGCGCGCGCACCGCTCTGGCGCGGCTGCAGACCGAGGTGCGGCAGCTGCCGCACGTGCTCGGCACGAACGACCCGGCGGGGGCACTCGACGCACCCGGGGACACCGCCGTGCGCGGCGGCCTTGTCTCGGCCGACGGGCGGATCGCGGTCGTCCGGGTGCAGTACCCCGACCAGAGCCGGCTGTCGGCCGAAGACCTCGACGCCCTCGTCGGTCTCGGCGACCGGCTGCGCGCCGAGCTGCCGCTGCGCATCGAGATGGGCGGGAACCTCTTCTACGCCTTCTCCGACCCCGACGGCGGCGCGAGCGAGCTGATCGGCCTCCTCGCCGCGGCCGCGATCCTGTTCCTGGCGTTCGGTTCGCTCGTCGCCGCCGCGCTGCCGATCGGCATGGCGGTCTTCGCACTGACCGTCGGGGTCGCCACGATGACGGTACTGGCGGGGGTCACGGACGTCCCCACCTTCGCACCGGTCCTGGGCAGCATGGTCGGGCTCGGAGTGGGCATCGACTACGCGCTGTTCGTGCTCGCCAGGCACCGGGAGTACCTCGCGCGCGGGCTCGATCCGCACGAGGCGGCCGGACGAGCGGTGGCCACGGCGGGGCGGCCCGTGGTCTTCGCCGGCGGCACCGTCGTCGTGTCGATCCTCGGCCTGGCGGTCGCGAACGTGCCGTTCATGACGGTGGGCGGGCTTGCCGTCTCGATCGTCGTCCTGATCATGGTGCTCGCGTCGGTGACGCTGCTGCCGGCCTTCCTCGGAGCGGCCGGCCCGCGTCTGGGCCGGGCCGGCCGGATCGGCCGGGCTCTTCGGGCCGGGCGGCTCTTCCGACGGCAGGGCGCGGCGCCGGACGCCGTCCCCGCCGCCGGATGGCGGCGCTGGATCGGGCACGTCAGCCGGCACCCGGTGCCGTACGCGGTCGGCGCGGCGGGACTGCTGCTGACCGCGACGCTGCCCGTGCTCGGCCTGCGCGTCGGCCTGCCCGACGACGGCTCACTGCCCCACAGCCGTACCGAGCGCCGGGCCTACGACCTCGTCGCCGAGGGGTTCGGCCCGGGCACCAACGGTCCCCTCGTCATCGCCGCGGACCCCACCGGTGATCCGGGCGTGCTGGACCGACTCGTCGGGGCGGTAGCGGCGGATCCGGGCATCGCATCCGTCGCGCCGACGCACATCGATCGGGCCACCGGCATCGCGACCCTCGTGGTGTTCCCGACCACCAGCCCTCAGGACAAGGCCACGACCGACACCATCGCCCGGCTGCGCACCGACGTGCTGCCCACGGCGATCGGGCACGGCCCGGCCAGGGCCCACGTCGGCGGCGCCGCCGCGAGCCTGTCCGACGTGGGCCGACGCACCAGTGAGCGCCTGCCCGTGTTCGTCGCCGCCGTGCTGGCGATGTCGTTCCTGCTGCTGATGCTGGTCTTCCGCTCGATACTCGTACCGCTCAAGGCGGTCCTGCTGAATCTGCTGAGCATCGGCGCGGCCTACGGCATCATGGTCGCGGTCTTCCAGTGGGGCTGGGGAGGCTCGCTCATCGGGCTGGAAGCGACGGTTCCGATCGTGTCGTTCATCCCGATGTTCCTCTTCGCCATCCTGTTCGGCCTGTCGATGGACTACGAGGTGTTCCTCCTCTCCCGCGTACGCGAGGAGTACCTGCGCACCGGCGACAACGGCACGGCGATCGTCGAGGGCGTCTCGCGCACGGCCCGGATCATCACCTCGGCCGCCCTCATCATGGTGGCGGTCTTCCTGTCCTTCGCCGTCGCCGACGACCCCTCCACCAAAATGTTCGGGCTCGGCCTGGCCACCGCGATCTTCATCGACGCCACGGTCGTACGCATGGTGCTGGTACCGGCGACCATGACACTCCTCGGCCGGACCAACTGGTGGCTGCCGAAGTGGCTGGACCGGATGCTTCCCCGCGGCCCGGTCGGCACCGACGACACCGACGCGGAATCCACGGATGAGGCCCCGCGTCCACGGCTGGTTGACCGTTGA
- a CDS encoding histidine kinase, which produces MLREDLRTLWTEPRPPDAPARVWRDWALLAAGLSGVVLEAALRENVVWRPVAVVFAVWLCLLPLWRRTRPLAMVTLAFGSLSLLQVASLVAAPREPVGLYTGLVVLVLVYALPRWGSGREIVLGGAVILATGVLCSVTDDTPVVENVAGLVFLLLPGVFGAAVRFWVTARERQVEQVRSREREQLARELHDTVAHHVSAMVIIAQAGGVLAGADPSAAVKALEEVEEEGARTLEEMRAMVAALRDRGVGAELAPPAGVADLERLVSTPGGRLRVDLGLDGELDALPPAVDAAVYRIVQESVTNALRHAVDATELVVRVTAERHTVRVSVHDNGRRTGRGRDGYGLTGLRERATLLGGTLRAGPGTDRGWHVEAELPRARNESRVHSRPRR; this is translated from the coding sequence GTGCTGCGAGAAGACCTGCGAACCCTGTGGACCGAACCCCGGCCGCCCGACGCGCCCGCCCGGGTGTGGCGGGACTGGGCTCTGCTCGCCGCGGGCCTGAGCGGTGTGGTGCTGGAGGCCGCCCTGCGCGAGAACGTCGTGTGGCGGCCGGTGGCGGTGGTGTTCGCCGTATGGCTGTGCCTGCTGCCCTTGTGGCGCCGCACCCGCCCCCTGGCGATGGTCACGCTGGCGTTCGGCTCGCTGAGCCTGCTTCAGGTGGCCTCGCTGGTCGCCGCCCCGCGCGAGCCCGTCGGCCTCTACACCGGCCTGGTCGTGCTCGTGCTGGTGTACGCGCTGCCCCGGTGGGGATCGGGACGCGAGATCGTGCTGGGCGGCGCGGTGATCCTCGCGACCGGCGTGCTGTGTTCCGTCACGGACGACACGCCGGTCGTCGAGAACGTCGCGGGCTTGGTCTTCCTGCTGCTGCCCGGCGTGTTCGGGGCCGCCGTGCGGTTCTGGGTGACCGCTCGCGAGCGGCAGGTGGAGCAGGTGCGATCCCGCGAGCGCGAGCAACTCGCCCGGGAACTGCACGACACGGTGGCCCACCACGTGTCGGCCATGGTGATCATCGCGCAGGCGGGCGGAGTGCTCGCTGGCGCTGACCCGTCCGCCGCCGTCAAGGCGCTGGAGGAGGTCGAGGAGGAAGGGGCGCGCACGCTGGAGGAAATGCGCGCCATGGTCGCCGCGCTGCGCGACCGCGGGGTCGGCGCCGAGCTGGCGCCCCCTGCCGGAGTCGCGGATCTGGAGCGCCTGGTGAGCACCCCGGGTGGTCGCCTCAGGGTCGACCTGGGGCTCGACGGCGAACTGGACGCGCTGCCCCCGGCCGTGGACGCGGCCGTCTACCGGATCGTGCAGGAGTCGGTGACCAACGCGCTGCGCCATGCGGTCGACGCGACCGAGCTCGTCGTTCGGGTCACCGCGGAACGGCACACGGTACGGGTGAGCGTGCACGACAACGGCCGGCGCACCGGCCGGGGTCGCGACGGATACGGACTTACCGGACTGCGCGAGCGCGCGACCCTGCTCGGCGGCACACTACGAGCCGGCCCGGGTACCGACCGGGGCTGGCACGTCGAAGCCGAACTGCCGAGAGCGAGGAACGAGAGCCGTGTCCATTCGCGTCCTCGTCGCTGA
- a CDS encoding response regulator transcription factor, translating into MSIRVLVADDQTIIRTGLRIMLNAQPDIEVVGEAADGREAVRLARELRPDVCLFDIRMPVLDGLEATRLIAGPDVADPLAVVVITTFDLDEYVYGSLRAGARGFLLKDTGPDLLAQAVRSASDGEALIAPSVTVRLLQAFADLPAGRPVAQPVSPVTAREEQVLLAVARGLTNTEIADVLHISLSTVKTHLASLMAKLNARNRVEIAMWAYETRRILPAT; encoded by the coding sequence GTGTCCATTCGCGTCCTCGTCGCTGACGACCAGACGATCATCCGCACCGGGTTGCGGATCATGCTCAACGCCCAGCCCGACATCGAGGTGGTCGGCGAGGCCGCCGACGGGCGGGAAGCGGTACGTCTGGCCCGCGAACTACGCCCCGACGTCTGCCTGTTCGACATCCGCATGCCCGTACTCGACGGGCTGGAGGCCACCCGGCTGATCGCCGGCCCGGACGTCGCCGACCCGCTGGCCGTGGTTGTCATCACCACGTTCGACCTCGACGAGTACGTCTACGGCTCACTGCGTGCCGGCGCCCGAGGATTCCTCCTCAAGGACACGGGACCGGACCTTCTGGCCCAGGCCGTACGGTCGGCGTCCGACGGTGAGGCGCTCATCGCGCCCAGCGTCACCGTCCGTCTGCTCCAGGCGTTCGCGGACCTGCCCGCCGGCCGGCCCGTGGCCCAGCCGGTCTCCCCCGTCACCGCCCGCGAGGAGCAGGTGCTCCTCGCCGTCGCCCGCGGGCTGACCAACACCGAGATCGCCGATGTGCTGCACATCAGCCTCAGCACCGTGAAGACGCATCTGGCCAGCCTGATGGCCAAACTCAACGCCCGCAACCGGGTCGAGATCGCGATGTGGGCCTACGAAACGCGCCGTATCCTCCCCGCCACCTGA
- a CDS encoding class I SAM-dependent methyltransferase codes for MLEHQDETRAAYDGVVELYASMFTSRLETRPFARNMIGTFAELVRATGNLRVADVGCGPGHLTAMLHDLGLDAFGLDLSPAMVAHARRAQPVLRFDEARMEALPVEDGALGGVLAHYSMIHTPPGELPALLAEQVRVLAPEGLLLVSFFGMTEGSEPVRFDHKVTPAYNWPVDRFAELLAEAGLVTFARLLHDPESERGFLDTHLLARRPQSVPLA; via the coding sequence GTGTTGGAACACCAGGACGAGACCAGGGCGGCCTACGACGGGGTCGTCGAGCTCTATGCGTCGATGTTCACCAGTCGGTTGGAGACGAGGCCGTTCGCGCGGAACATGATCGGCACCTTCGCGGAGCTCGTGCGTGCCACGGGGAACCTGCGGGTAGCCGACGTCGGATGCGGCCCCGGTCATCTGACGGCCATGCTGCACGACTTGGGGCTGGACGCGTTCGGGCTCGACCTCTCGCCCGCCATGGTTGCCCACGCTCGGCGGGCCCAGCCGGTGCTGCGGTTCGACGAAGCACGAATGGAGGCCCTGCCGGTCGAGGACGGTGCACTTGGCGGAGTGCTGGCCCACTACTCGATGATCCATACCCCACCTGGGGAATTGCCCGCGCTGCTCGCCGAGCAGGTGCGTGTCCTGGCACCAGAGGGCCTGCTCCTGGTGTCCTTCTTCGGGATGACCGAGGGATCTGAGCCGGTCCGCTTCGACCACAAGGTGACGCCCGCCTACAACTGGCCGGTGGACCGGTTCGCCGAACTGCTGGCCGAAGCCGGACTCGTCACGTTCGCCCGGCTGCTCCACGACCCGGAGTCCGAGCGAGGCTTCCTCGACACCCACTTGCTGGCCCGCCGCCCTCAGAGCGTGCCCCTGGCCTAG
- a CDS encoding sugar phosphate isomerase/epimerase produces MKIALDPYMFRALPIDDMVRTVAELGYEYIELSPRDDFMPFFLHPRADDERITELKNALRTHGVKLSSVLPLYKWSSPDETERQAAVRYWKRMIEITADLECPLMNSEFNGRPERAAESEAAFWRSLEELLPLFEREGIALNLEAHPDDFCEENTPAVDLVRAINKPWVNYLYCAPHSFHLSGADPTADIAAMMHYAGDKLQHVHIADSFNHKGSSGLRYILNPPGTTARIHQHLDIGQGEVDWDTFFGTLRELDFDGVATACVFAWEERARESSAFMLDRITKELAA; encoded by the coding sequence GTGAAGATCGCCCTCGACCCGTACATGTTCCGTGCTCTGCCGATCGACGACATGGTGCGCACGGTGGCCGAACTCGGCTACGAGTACATCGAGTTGTCGCCACGCGACGACTTCATGCCGTTCTTCCTGCACCCGCGGGCGGACGACGAGCGCATCACGGAGCTGAAGAACGCCCTGCGCACGCACGGCGTGAAGCTGTCCTCCGTGCTGCCGCTGTACAAGTGGTCGTCGCCCGACGAGACCGAGCGACAGGCGGCCGTCCGCTACTGGAAGCGCATGATCGAGATCACCGCGGACCTCGAATGCCCCCTGATGAACTCGGAGTTCAACGGCCGGCCCGAACGCGCCGCCGAGAGCGAAGCCGCGTTCTGGCGCTCACTGGAGGAACTGCTCCCGCTGTTCGAGCGCGAAGGCATCGCCCTCAACCTGGAGGCCCACCCCGACGACTTCTGCGAGGAGAACACCCCCGCCGTCGACCTGGTCCGCGCCATCAACAAGCCGTGGGTCAACTACCTCTACTGCGCCCCGCACTCCTTCCACCTCTCCGGCGCGGACCCGACGGCGGACATCGCCGCGATGATGCACTACGCCGGCGACAAGCTCCAGCACGTCCACATCGCCGACTCCTTCAACCACAAGGGCTCCAGCGGCCTGCGCTACATCCTCAACCCGCCCGGCACCACGGCTCGTATCCACCAACACCTCGACATCGGCCAGGGCGAAGTCGACTGGGACACCTTCTTCGGCACTCTGCGCGAGCTGGACTTCGACGGCGTGGCCACGGCCTGCGTCTTCGCCTGGGAGGAACGGGCCCGCGAGTCCTCGGCGTTCATGCTCGACCGCATCACCAAGGAACTCGCGGCGTAG
- a CDS encoding Gfo/Idh/MocA family oxidoreductase, translated as MTVRVGVIGAGWIGKEHIRRLTDTVTGARVTAVTDIDAARAAEAAAPVGARVLPDGAALIAADDVDAVLVTSWGPTHAEHVLNAIAAGKPVFCEKPLATTAEDCLRIVEAEVAHGRRLVQVGFMRRYDTGYRQMKQVIESGRIGEPLIVHCAHRNPTVPESYTSSMAALDTAVHEVDVLRWLLDDEIVSTQVLTPRATSKRFAHLKDPQIMLFETAKGVRIDLEVFVNCQYGYDIQCEAVGEEGLVRLPDPAAVGVRVAAQHSTEVLTDWVGRFADAFDTEFREWVAGVAAGDEPTGPSAWDGYAATVITAATVEALESGRVVATDLKPRPAFYGGAA; from the coding sequence ATGACTGTACGTGTAGGTGTCATCGGCGCCGGCTGGATCGGCAAGGAGCACATCCGCCGTCTCACCGACACCGTCACCGGCGCCCGGGTCACCGCGGTGACCGACATCGACGCCGCCCGCGCCGCGGAGGCAGCGGCGCCGGTCGGCGCCCGAGTGCTGCCCGACGGCGCCGCCCTGATCGCCGCGGACGACGTCGACGCCGTGCTCGTGACGTCCTGGGGTCCGACCCACGCGGAGCACGTGCTGAACGCGATAGCCGCCGGGAAGCCGGTGTTCTGCGAGAAGCCCCTCGCCACGACCGCCGAGGACTGCCTGAGGATCGTCGAGGCCGAGGTCGCGCACGGCCGCCGACTGGTCCAGGTCGGCTTCATGCGCCGCTACGACACCGGCTACCGGCAGATGAAGCAGGTCATCGAATCCGGCCGGATCGGCGAACCGCTGATCGTGCACTGCGCCCACCGCAACCCGACCGTCCCCGAGTCGTACACGTCCTCCATGGCTGCCCTGGACACGGCCGTACACGAGGTGGACGTGCTGCGCTGGCTCCTGGACGACGAGATCGTCTCCACGCAGGTGCTCACCCCGCGCGCCACGAGCAAGCGGTTCGCGCACCTCAAGGACCCCCAGATCATGCTCTTCGAGACCGCCAAGGGTGTCCGGATCGACCTGGAGGTCTTCGTCAACTGCCAGTACGGATACGACATCCAGTGCGAGGCCGTCGGCGAGGAGGGCCTGGTCCGGCTGCCGGATCCGGCAGCCGTCGGTGTCCGCGTCGCCGCCCAGCACAGCACCGAGGTGCTCACGGACTGGGTGGGCCGCTTCGCGGACGCCTTCGACACCGAGTTCCGGGAGTGGGTCGCGGGAGTCGCCGCCGGTGACGAGCCCACGGGCCCCTCGGCCTGGGACGGCTACGCCGCCACCGTCATCACCGCCGCGACCGTCGAGGCCCTGGAGTCGGGCCGCGTCGTCGCCACCGACCTCAAGCCCCGACCCGCCTTCTACGGAGGTGCCGCGTGA
- a CDS encoding sugar porter family MFS transporter, whose translation MDVRDDATHAPTRTNDAPPAVSRRLRVITVIATFGGLLFGYDTGVINGALPYMTDDLGLTAVTEGMVTSSLLLGAALGAITGGRLSDARGRRRTILTLAVIFFVGALGCTLAPNVAVMVVARFVLGLAVGGASVTVPVYLAEVSPAERRGALVTRNELMIVSGQLLAFTSNAVIAQVGGESGGVWRWMLVLATVPAVVLWFGMLVMPESPRWLASQTRFTEALDVLKQVRSQQRAEAELAEVSALAVKEEQEKLGGWQDMRSTPWLRKLMFVGFGIAIVQQITGVNTIMYYGTQILTDAGFAADSALTANIANGVISVLATFVGIWLLGRVPRRPMLMTGQIGTTSALLLIGVFSLVLPSGDGRAYAVLAMTVTFLAFQQGAISPVTWLMLSEIFPMRMRGFGMGVAAVVLWLTNFVIGLVFPSLVSGIGISNTFFLFVVAGVFSLAFVKLYVPETKGRTLETLEAELRARFSQPDPVRKRS comes from the coding sequence ATGGACGTCAGGGACGACGCGACTCACGCCCCCACCCGCACGAACGACGCCCCGCCCGCCGTCTCCCGGCGGCTGCGCGTCATCACCGTCATCGCCACCTTCGGCGGCCTGCTCTTCGGCTACGACACCGGCGTCATCAACGGCGCCCTGCCCTACATGACCGACGATCTCGGTCTGACCGCGGTCACCGAAGGCATGGTCACCAGCTCCCTGCTCCTCGGCGCGGCGCTGGGCGCGATCACCGGCGGCCGCCTGTCGGACGCGCGCGGACGACGCCGTACGATCCTCACCCTCGCCGTGATCTTCTTCGTCGGCGCGCTGGGCTGCACGCTCGCGCCGAACGTCGCGGTCATGGTGGTGGCCCGGTTCGTGCTCGGCCTCGCGGTCGGCGGCGCCTCGGTGACCGTGCCCGTCTACCTCGCGGAGGTCTCCCCCGCCGAGCGGCGCGGCGCACTGGTCACCCGCAACGAACTCATGATCGTCAGCGGGCAGTTGCTGGCCTTCACCTCGAACGCGGTCATCGCCCAGGTCGGAGGTGAGTCCGGCGGAGTGTGGCGCTGGATGCTCGTGCTCGCCACCGTCCCGGCCGTGGTGCTGTGGTTCGGCATGCTGGTGATGCCGGAGAGCCCACGCTGGCTGGCCTCCCAGACCCGCTTCACCGAGGCGCTCGACGTGCTCAAGCAGGTGCGCTCCCAGCAGCGGGCCGAGGCCGAGCTCGCCGAGGTGTCCGCGCTCGCCGTGAAGGAGGAGCAGGAGAAGCTCGGTGGCTGGCAGGACATGCGGTCCACGCCATGGCTGCGCAAGCTGATGTTCGTCGGCTTCGGCATCGCGATCGTGCAGCAGATCACCGGCGTCAACACGATCATGTACTACGGCACCCAGATCCTCACCGACGCCGGCTTCGCCGCCGACAGCGCGCTGACCGCGAACATCGCCAACGGCGTCATCTCGGTACTGGCCACCTTCGTCGGCATCTGGCTGCTGGGCCGGGTACCCCGTCGGCCGATGCTGATGACCGGTCAGATCGGCACCACGTCAGCCCTGTTGCTGATCGGGGTGTTCTCGCTGGTGCTGCCGTCCGGCGACGGACGGGCGTACGCCGTGCTCGCGATGACGGTCACCTTCCTCGCCTTCCAGCAGGGCGCGATCTCCCCGGTGACCTGGCTGATGCTCTCCGAGATCTTCCCGATGCGGATGCGCGGCTTCGGCATGGGCGTGGCCGCGGTGGTGCTGTGGCTGACCAACTTCGTGATCGGCCTGGTCTTCCCGTCCCTCGTCTCCGGGATCGGAATCTCCAACACCTTCTTCCTCTTCGTCGTGGCAGGCGTCTTCTCGCTCGCCTTCGTCAAGCTCTACGTCCCGGAGACCAAGGGCCGCACCCTCGAAACCCTCGAAGCCGAACTCCGGGCGCGCTTCTCCCAGCCGGACCCAGTTAGGAAACGATCATGA